In Candidatus Micrarchaeum acidiphilum ARMAN-2, the genomic window AAGCATATACATGCCGCCAGGATACGCCATATCCGAGGAGATATCAAAGCTGAGGGACGAATACGGGCAGGCATCAAACATAAAATCGAAGAGCACGAGGCTCAACGTCCAGGGCGCCATAGACAAGATAATACAGTACATAAAGCTGTACAAGGAGCCGCCGCAGAACGGGCTTGCGGTATTCTGCGGCAACATATCAGATGAGCAGTCCAAGCCCAACATACAGCTGTTCTCCATGGAGCCGCCGCAGCCGATAAAGGCAAACATCTACAGGTGCGATTCTACATTTCTTCTTGAGCCTATAGAGGCGATGCTTGAGGCAAAGGATGTCTACGCGATGCTGGTGATGGACGGCAGGGATGGCACCATAGCCCTGCTCAAGGGCACGCACCTTGTTGTAGAGAAGAAGGTAAAATCATTCGCGCACTCGAAGGTCCACAAAGGAGGACAGAGCGCCGCCAGATACGACCGGGCAATAGGCGAAAGCATAGAGGACTATTACAAGTCCATAGCGGACACAATAAACGACCTGTTCATAAAGAACGATTTCAAGATAAAGGGCCTTATAATAGGAGGGCCTGGCCCGTCCAAGGAGAACTTCGCGAAGTCGAAATACCTGAATTACCAGATAAAGATACTTGGGGTTTTCGACACAGGATACACTGACGAGCACATGGGGATGAACGAGCTGCTTGAAAAATCGAAGGAAGTGCTGTCAGAGCAACAGGCGATACAGGAAAGAAAGATAATGGAAAGGTTCCTGAGCGAGGTGGCGCACGGCGGCCTCGCGACCTACGGATACGAGAACGTTAAAAAAGTCATGCAGAGCAACAACATCGCCAGGCTCATAGTTAGCGAAGACGCAGACATATACGAAGTTTCATACAAGTGCAATACATGCAACTCGGAGTTCACCAGAATAGAGAATGGCAACGAGAGGCAGACAAAGCACGACGATGGGGGCAACCTGGTAGTAGTCTCTGAGAAAGATGCTATAGAAGAGCTCATAGAGGACGCGCAGAAGGCAGGCGTTGAGGTGTCGTTCATTTCGGGGGACAGCCAGTATGGCAAGGAGCTGCTTTTGGGCTTCGGAGGAGTTGCGGCCATGCTGCGTTACAAGCAGTAGGGCGTTCAGCTTATCTCAGAGGATATGCCGCATTCGGCCAGAAAGCCGGAATTTCCCTCCACATATAGCGAGTCCGGCTTTATTATTGTCCTGTTTGTGCTGCTGTAGTTTATGAATATGCTTGGGTGGGTGTAGCTGAAGTTCATGCACTGTGCGACAGACGCAGTGGTGTTGTACGCCTTGGCCGCAGAGCCCAGGCCGTCCAGGTAGGTGCAGCTAGTGCTGTTCAGGACGAAGAAGTATATGGTGTCTGAGTTCCTGTGCAGTGTCTTGCTCTCCAGTATGCTTTCTATCAGTGCTGTGGAGCAGCCTATGGCTGGGCTGAGCTCGGTGCTGTTGTCAGCGGTTACATATATACCTACAAGCCCCGAGGATTTGAAGTTGTTTAGGAAAAGCGAGATACCGGCCTGCGAATTGTTCTTTGGCACATAGCCATACACTATTGCGCCGGCTATCGCTATTATTATTATGACAATGCCGATTGCAGCCGCGTATTTCCTGCCCTGGGATGCGGGCGCTGATTCCTGCGGCTTGCCCTGCCTTGGCCTTCCTGCAGAGCGCTTCTTCTGTTTTGGCTGCGCGTTTGCATCGTTGGGCTCTGCCATGCTTACACCGTATCAGTTTTGCAGCGAATATTTGACTATTCCGGACAGGTAGCAGCTGTTGCCTTCTGCAGGCTCTCCGGACGCATAGAGCACTGTGCCGTAAAGCCCTTTGTATGATATAGACGAAGAATTGCTGGTCTGATTTATTATTATCATGGGGTCGTTTGAAGCAAGCATCTTGTTGTAGCATGCAGTGCCGCTCAGATTGCCAGAAATGTCGCTGATTGCGCACGAGTAATTAGATACCAGTGCAGATATGACCAGCTTGTGGGCAGCGGTGAGGTTGCTGAGCACCGAATCAGCGCATTCGCTGGAGAGACTTGTCGGCCTGCCGAACACAGATATGGAGTTTGAAGTGAGGTTTGGTATGCCGGTGCTTCCTATGCTGACGTTCGCCTTTGGCACTGCTATCGCGAGCACCACGGTGTTGCTGGACTTAAGCGCAGAAGCAAAGGAGCTTAGCGGCATGAACGAGTTTGCGCTCGCCGCGACGGCAAATGTGACAGAGGCGTATACGAGATCAAGTATGACCAGCAGTATTATGAGATAGATCCACGCCCTGAGAACCCTCTTGCTGTGCCTTATCTTCTTCTTCCTGCTGAGCCTGCCGTATGTGAGCATGTAGAACACTGCAATCAGTATCACGCCTATGAGGAAAGAGAACAGCGCTGCGTAGAGGGGAGCCGCAGACTCCTTTGAGGGTATGGTTGAACTGGATCCGTAGAGCAGCGAGGAAACGAATCCGCCGTCGAACGTCTTTACGAATGCAGGCAGGCTTATCGGGGATGAAGAAGTTATGTTTGAATGCACTGCGTCAAGCATGCCCTTTATCCTATAAAGCTGCGAGTTGTTGACCTGGCCCTGCATCTCGGCGTTTATCCTCTGCTGCTGCACAGAGAGCGATGCTATTGACGACGGAGGCACCTGGTAGTTGAGCTGGTCGTAGAGAAGCTCGACTGTGTTGTTGAACTGCTCGCCCTTTATTGGCGCGTAAAGCGCCTCGACTTTCGAATACGATGCGGAGAGGTTCTTAAGTGCGGATGCGAAGCTAGCGTTTGCGGACGTTATGTTCTGTTCTATGCCGGAGGACTTTATATTGGAGAACTCGGCCTCGAATGCGGCAAGGCTGTTATCCAGGGATGAATTGCTTATCCTGCCTGAGAGGTAGGTCGCGTTTGCAAGCGTGGAGTTGTATATTGGAGTGCTGTAGTTCAGGAATGCGTCAAACATGGCGGTTTCCTCCGCAATCATTACAGGCTGGACATAGGAATCTGCAGTGCTTACTGCCGAGTCGCTAAATGCCTTTGCGCTCGAATTTGAAAGCGGAAGCGATGATAGAGAGGAGAGCGTTGTCTGTATGTTGGCCAGCTTTGTTGAATTGAATGACGTTGCCTCGCAGTATCCGAAGTCTACGCAGTAGTACGGCGCCTGGCTGGGTATATAGTCGCTGCATGAAGCCAGAAGGCCGACCGAGAAGTTTGACGGCAGCGGGAACAGCGGATTCTGGGGCAGAGACCTGGATACCGAGGATACATTGGCAACCTCGTCTGCCAGCGCAGGGAGCAGACCTCCTATGTTGCTCTTGTTGAGCCTTGAAAGCATTGAGAAATATGCGTTGTAGCTTGAATTAAGCTCGTTGTAATGCGATGAGAAATTCATTATTGCCTCGCCGAACGGGCCTGTCACGCCGCCGGTCTCTGAGAAGGGATTGCCAGACCTGCGACCACAGTTCGGAACAGCAAGGCACGACTGGCAGTTGTTTGCTATGGTGCACGTGAATACGTCAAGCCCTGTCTCTACAAGGCAGTCTGCCAACGGCGGCTGCGCCTGGCTCCTGTAGGATTGCATTGATGATGTGAGCAGGGCCACAAGAGTTGCATTGGGATAGTATTTGTTGACTAGGTAAGGGTGCAGTATTGCGTATGCCGACGAGTCGTTGAGCACCAGCGAGAACCCGTTGGTGTCGTTCATAAGAATGTACTTGCCGGACGGAAGCTTTATCAGTGAGTAGTTGTTTCCGGAGTAAGTAAAGTTCGAGAAGCTCGACGAACTTATCACTGAGTTGGATATGTAGGTCGACAGGTATGATCTCGCAGTCACAGGAGTGTTTGATGTTCCTGACGCGGCTGCAATGGATATTGCAGAGATGAACAGCAGTATTGCCAAGAAGGCCTTTGACATAGTCGCACCTAGTTATATTTTCAGATAAGGTTTATAAAACTAATGCAATAAACGCGTTGATTTGCGTCTATGCTCCATGCATAGCTCACGCATGTAGAAGATAAATACAAAAAGAAAAAGGGAGAGGCAAAAGCCTCCAAATCCGTGTAGTTGCTAATGCGTTTAGCTGCTTGCCTTCGCGTACAGGTCCTGTATGAAGGTGTTGGCTGCTGCCGTTGTCTGGTTGGCGTAGTATCCTGCTACCAGGATCTTGTTTCCATACGCCTGCGCTATCGGACCAGCCTGCGGTGTTATGCTTATGTTGTAGGACTTCTGCAGTGACGCGCTCAGGGTGTTTACGTATCCGCTTCCCACCAGTATGAGTGAGGAAGACGGGTTCGCCTGGCTGTCCAGTACCACCAATGCTGTTGATGTTCCTGGGTGCGTTATGTTCTGCAGAGACACTTCCTGTTCTGCTGTTGACACCGAAGGTATTGCGGTCAGGTTGCTTATGCCGGATATCGAATACGCTGCATTGCTCACACTGATCTTTGCGGTCACGTTTGCTATGCTCACGTTCGGTATGTTGGTTGCCTGGCCTATGCCATACGGGCCGAATGTCTTGAAGTGCTTGGATACTGCAGTAACGTTGTACGGACCTACTGCGAACTCCAATGTGTCATAGCCTTTTGCCATGTCCACTGTCAGGCTGCGCGCACCTATGCTTGCGACCTTGCTGCCGCGCTCGGTCATAAAGCCAGTGCCGACCTTTATTGCAGAGTTGCCGCTATTTAGTGTTGTTGGTGTGTATGTCATGTTGTTGCCAGAGAAGCCACTGCTTGAGTAGTTCAGGTCGAACAGTGCAGAGCCGCCGTTAGGCGCGCTTGTGCTGTTGACTATCGCAAACCCTAGCGAGTCGTTCACGCTGGTTCCTGACACTGCCACTTCGCTGAGTGAGTACGTTCCAAGAGAGAACTGGGTGGTGCCGACAGGTGCTGCGTTCGAGGTGAACACGAAGTCGCTTGTTGGCAGACCGTTCTGCTGGTTGTACAGCACGTCTGGCAAAGCTGTGCTCAGACCCATTGTGTGGCTTGCCCTGGTGTACAGCAATCCCGGACCAAGGGACTCTAGCTCGGCTATGGGGGTGGCGTTCGTCCCTCCTGTAACCTGCACGTTGATGAAAGGTATTGCTTCCGTCAACTTTATGCTGGTCACGTTGTAGAACGCGTCGCTCAGAGATACTGTGGTGTTAGCCGTATAGGTGCTGCCGAATGTGTAGGACGTGCTCGTTTGCGATGACGAAGGCGCTGTGCCATATGTGTATCCCTTCACTGTTACCGTGAGCGGGTTCTGCGTCAGGAACTTGCTAAGATTGAAGTTGCCTGGTGCGCCGCTTGCTGCTGATAGGGTTATTTCTGATGGGGTGTTGCTCGGCGAGTTTGCCTGCACATTGAGCTCGTACGGTGTCAGCACGTAGGTTGCGGTGTTGTTCACGTTTCCAAGGTAGCTGAACGCGTTGGATATGCTGCTCGACACTGTCATCACCTGCGACGGCTCTGTCAGGTTCTTTATCTGCTCTCCGTCAACAGCGCTCGACCCTCCAGTTCCGAGGTTCTGGTATGTCTCGGTGTTGTATGAGGATGTCACTGATATCGGATCGTAGTTTCCGCTAGACAGCGTTGGCCCTACAAAGGTTATCTTGTAGACCGCCGGGTTTGTCAGGAACGAGAAGCTCTGTCCCTGCGACAGCGCTACCGGGCTTGTGTTGTATATTTCTATGCCCTGGAGCTCGTTTGGCAGTCCAGAAGATGAGGACGCGTTTGTCCACAGCAGATCCACTGTCCATCCTGGGCTCAATGTCTTGTTGAACTTCTGTCCGCTGGTGAAGTTGAACACGTTGGAGTACAGCTTTACCTTTGCGTACTTCTCGTATGCGTACAATCCCGCGAATGTGCTGCTTACGCTCACGTACAGCTTGTGTCCAGATACGTTGAATATCTGAGGCGTTGAGTTCGGGTATATTGACGTTACGTTTGTCAGTGCACCATTATAGTATATATTGAATGCAGCCGCGCTCACTGCGTTGCCGTTAGGCTGACCAAGGTCCATAAGCCTTACTGTGAATGGACCGCTTGATACATTCTGGCCTACGTACAGAGTTGTTTTGTTTGTCAATGAGGATGCGACTTCAAGTTTGCCGCCAGTTAATGTTGCTGTGCTTGAAACTGTGCCTGTCGGCATTGTTGCATTTATTATTGTCCAGTTCTGCCCCAGAAGCTGGAACGCTGCTGTATTTATTGTGTTGGTAGTTGTTCCGCTTACGTGTATTGGTATCGGCTTTGTGAAGCTGACCTGGTATGCACCGCCTGCGTCCAAAAGCTGGAATGCAGAAACGTTGCTTTCCTGGTTGAATACCGGGAATCCAGTAAGCCACAGATATTCGTTCTCGCCATATGTGCCGTAGTTGCTAAGCAATGCAGGCAGCTGCGAGTTTGATACCCTCAGTATGTTGTCCTCGCTGTTTGCCGTGAATGAGGTGAAGCTCACTCCGCCCCCGTTGTTTGCTGGAGTTACCGCGACGCTTGTTGGTACGCCGACGCCTGTGTACGGGCTTGCGGCCGGGCTTGTGTCAGTAGATGTAGTCTCAGGGTATGCGTACTGGGTTGATGCGCCAGACTGCAAAGACTTTGAGTACTGTGGCACTCCTAGCCTTATTGGCCTGTGGGTTGATGCGCCAGACTGCAAAGACTTTGAGTACTGTGGCACTCCTAGCCTTATTGCCCTGTTTATTACGGATCCTATGAGAGCCTGGAACGTGTATGTTCCGCTTACGTATGCGGAGCTTGACTCGTTTAGGAAGACCTGCTGGTTTGAAAGCACATAGTTGCTCGATGTCACCACCGGGTGCAGTACTGCTTTCGCCTGGGTCATGTTCACTGATGCCGTGACTGGCACCGATGCGTATGCGAGGTTCGCTATTGCAGCCGCGATGTTTGCCGCTGCTATTCCGTCGGAAGGCTTTGCCCCCGAACCTAGAACCACTTGAACCTGAGGTTGTCCGCTATTGTTTATAATAGGGATGCTCTGGAATGTTATTGGGCCTGCGAACGCAAGTCCTGCTCCTAACAAAGCTGCGCCTGCTACGACAGCTGCTATCCTCTTCACGTTTATGCTCTTCATTCTATCACGTAAACGTTTTGTATTTTAAACGTTGTGAATAACATAAAATGAAAAGTATTTAAAGCTTTTGACATGATTAAAATTTGTTTTATACGTTTACCTTCAAAGTTCGTTGATTGTCAGTTATTACTACTTCCATTGACGAATCATGCCCTCTGAGGCGTTTGCAGGCATTTTCTGCCTGCCGTATCTCAAATTTTGGCTGCGTCAAATCCTGCTTTGAAGTGGCCACGAAGATTCCCTTTTGAGCACTTCGGACCTGCGCTTCCTATTATAGTATATAATAGAGCATGGCTATTTATTGCTTTTTCCAAGGCATAAGGAATGTCGCGTATTCCGTATCCGGACAGCAAACCTTATATATCTGGTTGCTGCCATGGTTTCCTGTGATTTTATGGCAACTGCCAAGAATAAGCAGGACTGGTACAAAGGCATGGAAGCAGATATAAGAGATGCGGTTGGGTCGGCAAAGGCCGAGGAGAGTAGGCTAAGCCATAAGCTGCATTTCGGGGTTAAAAATCTTGGTTCTGAGATCCTTGCGTCTTACTCGAATAAGCTCGCCAGCCTGGCCGCAGGTATTATTGAAAAGGAGTCGAATGGCAGCGAGAACACGAAACTGCAGTTTGAACTCCTTATGAGACTGTACCGCTATGGGAACAAATCGGAAAGGGATTATTTCGAAAAATATGATTTGGAAGAGCATTTCAGGCATTATGGCGACGCAAAGTACCTGTCGAGCTATTATGACGCATATTATTTAGATAGAGAGGGCCTTGACATTGATCTGCTGCACGGTCTGGTAGAACGCACGAGAGTTGGAGCTGACGAGTGCAAGTCCGGCTACGACCTTTATTATATTACTCCTTTGGGATACCATGTCGCCAGCATGATTGATCTTAGAACATTGGCGGAGTCTAAGTACGATGGCAGGCTCGTGGATGACCTTGAAAAGGCCTTTGACAGGATAAGCAGGGTGCGCATGCTGTTTATGGATGAAGTAAAGTTGTTCGTCACGCCGAGGAAAGAGGTCGTTGACCTTGTAAAGAAGGTTTTGGCAGATGCAGGCTCGGCCGTAAAGAAAGACCTGAATAGCATCGAATCTGACAAGCTTGATTACTTGACTGCGCGCAAGGTCGAGGATTTCATGGTTAAAGTGGAGAACACAATAAACCAGATCACTAGGGAGTATTCGGAAGCAGACATGGATGAGGTGCAGAAGGAGCACGCATTGAACTTTAGAAGCTGGGTTTCCGAGATATACGAGAGTGTGTCCGGCGACAAACTTGTGCTGCTCAACGACATTTTAAGACGTTAGTAAGTACTCGGCGAATTTGATCGGGGCTGGGCTGGCAGTAACATTGGCGCGCATCTTATTTGCTGCAGGGCCGCTCCGAATGCCATGAAATTGTGAGGCTGACCTAGACTCGGTAGGCCTCTTTCGCGCCTTTTTATTTTCGCTTTTATCTCCATGTTGCGAGTTTATGCCTAAATCCGCAAAGCATTAAATAATTTTGTTAATCTAAGTCTTTCTGACTTCTGCTAAACTGTAGCCACGGTGAACTTTTTGGAACAGGCCCCCGAAACCTCTATTGCAGACGCACCGCCACAGCGTCAGCAGCCCCCAGTTAAGAAGGGCGGGGTTTCTGCGATGCTGACGAAGAGGAACATAGCGGTATTGGCCGCCATGGTCGTCATAGTTGTGCTCGGAATATATTTCAGGAACGGCATGCTCCGCTTTACAGGCTTCTTCGAGCCTGACGGATTTTTCCACTACGCTGTAATGAGGGCTGCGGCTGCGCATGCATTTGCCATACCGCAGTATCTCAGCATATCGGGTTTTCCATTTCACAACGCCGTAACCCAGGCCCTGGGCGACTACTATGTGACTATATACCCATACATGCTTCTGCATCCTTTCGGCGTAAGCTACTACACTATAATGAGGCTCATTGCGCCCTTCTTCGGGGTGCTCGACATAATAGGAGTGTTCTTTCTGATGCGGTACTTTTCCAAGAGCAACTTCCTGGGCCTGCTGGGCGCATTTTTCATAGCCATATCTGCAGGCAACATAGCCAGGACCGCGGCACTTGTCTACAGGGGTGACGGTTTCATATCGATATTCATGCTTATAACCATAGCTTTTGTCCTGATGTCCTATAGGGCTGAGGACGCAAAGCGCAAGTGGCTCTACGCGTTGGCGGCAAACCTTGTGCTCGGATTCTCCATGATGATATGGAGCGGCGCGCCGTATGAGACCATGGTCTATATATTCTCTATCATGATGGTTACTGCATACGGATTCGTTACCGCGAACAGGACCATGCTGAAAAGCTCGGTGGTGCTCACCGTCGCCCTAATCCTAGAATTCGCGATACAACACATTTGGATGGCACTTGGCGTCCTGAGGAACGCCGAAGCACTCTCGAGCCCGAACTTCTTGATCTTTTATCTGCCTACGCTCATCGGAGCTGTTGCAGCCTGGTACCTTGTAGAGAACAGGGGCAAGTTCAGCAGCCTTACCTTAAATGCGACTACAAGGGCAAGAGTGCTTTTTGGGGTTGTTGTAGTTGCGGTAATACTTGCAGTAGTGCTGTTTGGAAGTTATCTGGGCAGCATTGCCAGTGGGGGAGGACTTATAGCTGCAAGCAGCGGGCTCCAGAAGAGCATAAAGGAGCTTGCGCCGCCCACATTCAAGTTTATATGGGGCAGCTTCACCTTCCAGATATTTCTGGCTCCTCTTGGGGCGGCAATGTACCTGCTCTTCGCCAACAGACTTGGCAACCTGGATTATATAAAGCATAGGAGATTCGACATAAACATTAACCCTGTCTTTCTCGTGTTTTTAAGCTATCTTATTGTAACCGGGTACCTACAGGCAAATGCCATAAGGTACAACTCCCTCTTCTCGCTCCCGGTGGCAGTATTCTCGGCCTACGCAGTGTATTCGGTGTCCATGCTACTGTATAACAGGCTGAAGGAAGAGGGCTATGACAAGAGGGTCACATCCAGGCGCAGCATAGCCTTCTATGCAGCCTCTGGAATAATAATCGCAATGGTGCTGACAAACCTGTATTACACGTACCTGACTAACCTGTCAAGCGTGCCGGCTGATGACATAAACCCGCAGTTCCTCCAGGCAATGACATGGATGAAGGACAATACGCCTGCTAATGCAACTGTACTTGCCCTGTGGCCCGACGGAAGCGTTGTGGAGGGATGGGCAAACAGGACCAGTGCGATGGACAGCGTGGCAGGGCAGAACGGCACGCTGATAGCAGGATTTGCAAGGTTCCTGCTAAACAGCTCGCCTGACACACAGTATCTCTACGCGGCGCACAGACCCGAATACCTTGTTGCGAGGGGCTACTGGTTCAGCGAACTCAGCGGCATAGCAACCGAAGCGGGATTCTTAAACGCTACAGCAGTAGCGAATCTTTACGGATACAACACCTTCACCGGCGTGCATGTTACAAATCCCACAAATTACACACGCGCCTTTGAACTCAGTTCTTCGCAGCCGCCGTACTACAAAGGCATCGTCCTTACAAACTCGACAAATGCATCGGATGTCGTGGGTGCCATCAGCAGCGGGA contains:
- a CDS encoding eRF1 domain 2 protein: MKNEYELRKELKRLASARGGATELISIYMPPGYAISEEISKLRDEYGQASNIKSKSTRLNVQGAIDKIIQYIKLYKEPPQNGLAVFCGNISDEQSKPNIQLFSMEPPQPIKANIYRCDSTFLLEPIEAMLEAKDVYAMLVMDGRDGTIALLKGTHLVVEKKVKSFAHSKVHKGGQSAARYDRAIGESIEDYYKSIADTINDLFIKNDFKIKGLIIGGPGPSKENFAKSKYLNYQIKILGVFDTGYTDEHMGMNELLEKSKEVLSEQQAIQERKIMERFLSEVAHGGLATYGYENVKKVMQSNNIARLIVSEDADIYEVSYKCNTCNSEFTRIENGNERQTKHDDGGNLVVVSEKDAIEELIEDAQKAGVEVSFISGDSQYGKELLLGFGGVAAMLRYKQ
- a CDS encoding Oligosaccharyl transferase STT3 subunit, translating into MEQAPETSIADAPPQRQQPPVKKGGVSAMLTKRNIAVLAAMVVIVVLGIYFRNGMLRFTGFFEPDGFFHYAVMRAAAAHAFAIPQYLSISGFPFHNAVTQALGDYYVTIYPYMLLHPFGVSYYTIMRLIAPFFGVLDIIGVFFLMRYFSKSNFLGLLGAFFIAISAGNIARTAALVYRGDGFISIFMLITIAFVLMSYRAEDAKRKWLYALAANLVLGFSMMIWSGAPYETMVYIFSIMMVTAYGFVTANRTMLKSSVVLTVALILEFAIQHIWMALGVLRNAEALSSPNFLIFYLPTLIGAVAAWYLVENRGKFSSLTLNATTRARVLFGVVVVAVILAVVLFGSYLGSIASGGGLIAASSGLQKSIKELAPPTFKFIWGSFTFQIFLAPLGAAMYLLFANRLGNLDYIKHRRFDININPVFLVFLSYLIVTGYLQANAIRYNSLFSLPVAVFSAYAVYSVSMLLYNRLKEEGYDKRVTSRRSIAFYAASGIIIAMVLTNLYYTYLTNLSSVPADDINPQFLQAMTWMKDNTPANATVLALWPDGSVVEGWANRTSAMDSVAGQNGTLIAGFARFLLNSSPDTQYLYAAHRPEYLVARGYWFSELSGIATEAGFLNATAVANLYGYNTFTGVHVTNPTNYTRAFELSSSQPPYYKGIVLTNSTNASDVVGAISSGNSNRFVPVAHVLFYNEQTDAYEIFNYTKPHAANFTIALYYTNSSITGAALFGAVLPFSNFFKLTTLCSYSSCSYGQGTNVSMKMIYMNSDTRIYRIYYNQTAP